The following DNA comes from Methanothermus fervidus DSM 2088.
AAAGTTGAAATAATGGTTCTGGCAATTCTGCACTGATAAATATTGAAGGCAGTGGCATATAATATGAACTGCTTACAATAACTTCTGAAAATAAATTATTTGCTGTATGAATTCCAATGACAGCCTCCAAACCTCCATCAGTTAATGTAATTATGGAAGCTATCAATGCATAAATCAAAGTGTCAATAAATATATCCAAATTTGCAACCAATGATGTTCCATTGCCCCAATGCCCAGTAGCAAATATTATTGAAGTTATAATAACTGGATAAATACGTTTATTTGTGATCAGGTTTATTGCTTGGAGTGCATAACCTCTAAAAAATATCTCTTCAAATCCTGCCTGTATTGGAGTTGTAGCTAAGGAAACAAGAAACAACATTAAAAATTCAGGCATTTTAAAATTTAATTTATATGAATGCGGGTCAAAATATAGGTCGATTAAAAGAAACAATGTAAGTACAAGTGACCATGCGAAAAACCCTGAGAAAAATCTTTTAAATCTAAACTTTGAGTGACTTGTAACAACAGTTTTAAACTTTCTATTATGGAAAATTCGCAAGGAGATATAAAAACTTAATAACAAACAACAATAATAAATGTTGGTTCCCAAAAGGCTAAATACGCCTTCCATACCTGTTCTTGGAGAAACAATATCTAATCCAAGGATTGAAAACAAAATATATATTGGGATGAATAAAAAAGCAGGCAAAAATAATATGAAAAATAATGAAATGAGGTATCTCCACCAATCGTTTTTTCCTTTCTTTGCCAAATCTATGAATTCTGTCAGGTTTGACACCTACATAATTTCAATATTAATCATTTTTCTTTTTTTCAATCCGACGACATTTAAATATTACAGTACCACCATCAGTGTATGGTTCACCAGGGTCTACACATTGCATATACGCATGATCAGGATCATCTTCTTTTGTTAATCCTAATTCAACAGGACACCATTTTTTCTCCAAAATAGTTGTGTAATGTAGAATTGTAGATAAGGCATGTGTGCAAAGAGCATCTGTTTTTTCAAGTACGATCTCTGGATCATCTATAATTATTTTATCTCCTTCTTTGTAGACAGGACATTTACCTATTATTTTATGTACAGTAATTTCAAGCATTGATTACACCTTCATTATTTTTTCATAATTTATTTTAAATTTATAAGTACATTACTATTGCAGGGATTATTAAACATCCCATTAAATAAGATTTGTTTATTTTTAGCGAATGTGGTAGAATCCCCAGAAAAATTGATGTAAAATAACAAAAAGAAACAAGAATTACATTGGCATTTTCAAAATATGATAAAATATAAACAAAAGAAGTTATAATTACAACAATGAAAATTGTCATTAATTTATAATTTAATTCTGCGATGTTTTCAATCATCCATTCACCGATTTTTATACAGATAAAAAATGAAAGAGAAACTGAGGTAATCCCAACGAAAATAAAAAGTAATATTTTCATTAAATCTATCTCTCCCAAAAATTGTGAAATATAGACTGCAATACCACTGCGTGCATTTCCAATTAAATAAACAGTTAAAAGCGAAAACAAAGAATCTGATACATTTACACTACTTATGGCAGTTATTAAACTTTCATACTCATTTTTATTTTTTCCACAAAATTCTTGTGCAATTACACTTCCCTGTGCAGGTCCAAAACCAGGCAAAAATGCTAAAAATATACTTGCAAAGGTTCCTGAAATTATTCCTCTAATGATGTTACCATTCACTTTAAAATTATGGATTTCGCTTTGATAAGGTATGTATGAATTTTCTTTTAAGCTATAAAGCATCGTACTTACTCCAAAAAGACCTAAAAACATCGTAGTAAGTAAAACATTTGATGAAAATGGTAATTTTAATACTAATATTCCAAAAATTCCTGAAACTAAAAAAATAATTGTAGAAATCAATGTTGATCTGACACTTCTATTTAAAGAAATAAGAAGATAAATTGATGCTAAAATTAAAATAATGCAAATATAAGGTTTCAAAATTTTTTCTAGAATAGGTAGAAGTATGGAAAGAAGTGGAAAAAGAAATGCAAGAATAAGTATGGATGAAAGTCCACCAACAGCCACCAATCTGATAGTTTTCTTCCCATATCCTCCCAAAATCATTTTATGTGCTGGATGTACAACAAGTGCTGTAGATTCCTTTGGAACTCCAAGCAACATTGAAGGAATAAATTCCAATAAAGCATGTGAGACAGATAAAGAAAGAAGAAATACAGATAATACTTCTGGAGAAAAATTTTTAAGAAAATAAGCAGAAAACACAAAAATTAATGCTCCAACATTATTTACATGTAAACCAGGAATTAACCCTGTTATAACACCACATAATACTCCAATAAAACATGCAATCAATAAATCAAAAATTTAATCACCTATTCAACTAATCGCCTGAGGTCTGTTACTTCAACAGTGCTTACATTTTTTATTTTTGATAACTTTTCTTCAACTTTGTCTGTCCCTCCTTTTGCATCATCAACAACAACCATAACATTTAAAGCTACTAACCCAAAGGCTATTGGATCTTCCTTGATATCATGCAATTCTTCCCCTAACTCCTTTTGTATGTTGTTTTTAATTTCATTTAAATCAACATTGGGGTCTGTAGGTGTTAATCTTATGGTAGCTAATACTTTTCCCATTTTTCCACTTCCTTATGGTCCTTCAAACCCACATTTACATCTATATACGTTTCCAAATGTTCTACATTTCTCACATCTTACTATTTCTTCATTACAGAGAGGGCATTCAAATTTTACATATTTTTCTCCAAGTGGTATTTCTCTTTTACATGATATGCATCTAACCATTTAATCACCCCTAATAATTGTACATTTTTTACCTTTACCTTCAAGTATAGAGACTATCCTATCTGGATATTTTCCATTGGCAACATAACAAGTAGTTTTGTATTTAAGAAGTAATTTTGCAAAAGATTTATCAACAGAAGTTTCACCAAAAGACAGCAATTTTTTTGCATTTATCTCCTTAATAAATTTTGCGTCTTTATACAATGAAGGATCTTTTGTATATATACCATCAACATTTGTTGCTATTAAAAGTTTTGAATTTAATAAATGTGAGAAAAACAAGGAAATTGAATCTGAGGTAACACTCCAAGAATGTTCTAATGGATCTAAATAATGTAATATTTTTGATGGAAGAATTATAGGTATTCTTTTATTTTTTAATAATTTCCTAGCGTCTCTTAAATTATCTACGGCCTCTGCTTTATCAACTAAATCCGCTAATAACATTCCAATAATATCCATACATAATATTGCTGCATCATGAGCCGTAGTTTTTGAAAACTTTAATTTTGAATCATATTCACGTATTTTATCTGAAAGTTCGCCTCCACCACATATAACCATTACATCCTTCCCTACTAGAGATTCTAGCAATTTTAATGCATATTTTGGAAATAGACTACCTCCAATTTTTACTAACCACATCTTATCACAATTCTTATCAATGAATATTATAAAAAAATTTCACATTATATACTTTATTATCAAATTTTTGTTCATACAAATTTTACAGTTCTCAAAAAATAAGAAAAATTAAATAACAATATTAAAAATATTTTGGACATTGTTTTCAAGCTTCAGAGAATTTTAGGTAAAAACATTTATTTTATTTAGAAAAAAATTATTCCTAATTCATTTTTTTAAGGAGGATTCAAAAATGAGCATGACAATGGCAGAAAAAATACTTGCTAAAGCATCTGGGAAAGATAAGGTAGAAGCTGGAGAAATTGTAATGGCTAATATAGATGTAGCTATGGTTCATGATATAACAGGTCCTCTAACTGTAGAAAGATTTAAAGAAATAGCTGAAAATGTTTGGGACCCTGAAAAAATTGTGGTTGTGTTTGATCATCAAGTTCCTGCAGAAAGTATAGAATCTGCTGAAAATCACATCATAATGAGAGAATTTGTAAAGGAACAAGGTATAAAACATTTTTACGATGTAGGAGAAGGTATCTGTCATCAAGTTTTACCAGAGAAGGGTCATATAGTGCCTGGAGAAGTTGTAGTTGGTGCAGATTCACACACTTGCACTCATGGCGCATTAGGTGCATTTTCTACTGGTATAGGATCTACAGACATGGCAATGGTTTTTTCAGAAGGAAAATTATGGTTTAAAGTCCCCGAAACACTTAGATTTGAAATCAATGGTTCTCTAGACAAATATGTTACTGCAAAAGATGTTATATTAAAAATAATAGGTGAAGTTGGAGTTGATGGAGCTACATATAAAGCATGTGAATTTTCTGGAGAAGTTATGAAAAATATGAGTATATCCGAGCGTATGGTATTGTGTAATATGGCAATAGAGATGGGTGGTAAAACAGGACTTGTTGAACCTGATGAAAAAACTTTAAACTATATTAAAAAACGTACAACTAAAAAATTTGAAATTTTTAAAACAGATGTTGATTCTCCATCACTTGAGACAATGGAAATAAATGTTGAAAATTTAGAACCACAAGTTGCTTGTCCGCATAATGTAGACAATGTTAAGCCAGTTTCTGAAGTTGAAGGTGTTGAAATTGATCAAATATTCTTAGGTTCATGTACAAATGGTAGATTAAAAGATTTAAGAGATGCTGCAAAAATAATAAAAGGACATGAAATAGCAGACAATGTAAGAATGCTTGTAATACCTGCATCAAGAGAAATTTATAAAAGAGCTTTAAATGAAGGGCTAATAAAGATATTCTTAGAAGCTGGTGCAGTTGTATGTAATCCTTGTTGTGGACCATGTCTTGGAGGACATATAGGTGTACTAGGACCAAATGAAGTGTGTTTATCCACATCTAATCGTAATTTTAAAGGTCGTCAAGGTAGTACTAAAGCTAAAATATATTTATCATCGGCGGTAGTAGCTGCAGCTTCTGCTATAACTGGAAAAATAACTGATCCTAGAAGCTTAGAAAGGTGAGAGAATGAAAGGCAGGGTTTGGAAATTCGGTGACAATATAGATACAGATCTTATAATTCCTGGACGATATCTGACAATAAGAGATCCAAAAAAATTAGCAAAACATTTGATGGAAGGAATAGATCCTAACTTCCATAAAAAAATTAAGAAAGGAGATTTCATAGTCGCTGGTAAAAATTTTGGATGTGGATCATCAAGAGAACATGCACCACTTGCAATGAAAGGTGCTGGTATTGGTGCTGTAATTGCAGAATCGTTTGCAAGAATATTTTATCGAAATGCTATTAATTTAGGTATTCCAGCTATAGAAGCTCCAAATGTTTCTAAAAAAATTAAAAATAATGAAGTTATAGAAATAGATTTAAAAGAAGGAATCATAAGAAAAGAAAATGGTGAAATTATAAAATTTAAAAAGTTGCCAGAATTCATGTTAAAAATAATTGAGAAAGGTGGCTTAATACAATATTTAAAAGAAAAAAAGAAATGATCGGAAAAGAGGCGTCGAAAGATGAAAATAGCTGTAATTCCGGGTGATGGAATAGGTAAAGAAGTTACAGAAGCTACCATACATATATTAAGTGCTTTAGATCTTCCTTTAACTTACGAATTTGGGGAAGCAGGAGATGAATGTCTTAAAAAAGAAGGTTCTGCATTGCCTGAGGATACATTAAAACTTGCAAAAAAATCTGATGCTGTTTTATTTGGTGCAGTAGGAGAATCAGCTGCTGATGTCATTGTTAAATTAAGAAAAGAACTAGACCTCTTCGCAAATGTAAGACCAGTTAAATGCTATCCTGGAATAGAATGTATTAGGAAAGATATAGACTTAACAATAGTGAGAGAGAATACAGAGTGCCTATATTCTGGAATAGAGAGATATACAGATGAAGGAGCTGAAGCTGTTAGAGTTATAACTAGGAAAGCATGTGAAAGGATTTGTGAGTTTGCATTCAAAATTGCAAATGAAAAAGTTACTGCTGTACATAAAGCAAATGTCCTTAAGAAGACAGATGGGTTGTTTAGGGAAGTATTTTATGAGGTTGCTGAAGGATATCCAGAGATTGAAGCTGAGGATGTTTATGTTGATGCAATGGCCCTCTACCTAATAACAAAACCACAAGATTTTGATGTTTTGGTCACAACAAATCTATATGGGGACATACTTTCTGATGAGGCTGCTGGTTTAGTTGGTGGTCTTGGATTGGCACCATCTGCAAATATAGGTGAAAAAAATTCGCTTTTCGAACCTGTACATGGATCTGCTCCAGATATTGCAGGTAAAGGGATTGCAAATCCAACTGCAATGATCCTATCCTCAGTTATGATGTTGAGGCATCTTGGATTTGAGAGAGAAGGTGATTTGGTTGAGAATGCTTTGATTGAGGTCCTTAGGGAGGGAAAGGTAACTCCTGATCTTGGTGGAAATCTTAAGACTATGGAGATGGCTGAGGAAATAAGAAAATATGTACTGGAGGCTAAATAAGGTGGAAATTAATAAAATTAGGGAGGATTTCCCTCTACTAAAACATTGTGTTTATTTGGACGCCGCCAGTACAACACCTACACCAAAATGTGTTGTACAAGCAATGAATGAATATTTCTATACATACAATACTAATGTGGGACGTGGTGTATACTCATTAGCAGTTAAAGCTACAGAAAAGGTTGAAGAAGTAAGGAAAAGATTAGGAGATTTTATAAACTCTCCTCCTGAAAATATAGTATTCACAAAAAATACTACTGAGGCTATAAATTTAGTTGCTAATGGTTTAAAATTTAAAAAAGGCGACACTATTATAGTACCTAATATTGAGCATCATTCAAATTTTTTACCATGGCTAAGGCTTCGAAAAGAAGGTGTAAATGTTAAAATAATAAAAGCAGAGAAAAACAGCATTGTCGATCCTTCAGTTATTGAAGATAAAATTGATGAAAACACAAAGTTAATAACTGTAAGCTATATCTCAAATGTGTTGGGAGTTGTACAAGACATCGAAGAAATAGGTAAAATTGCTAAAGACAACGATATTCTATATATGGTAGACGCTGCTCAGGCAATTGGACATATAAAAGTGGATGTAAAAAAAATTAATGCTGATTTTGTTGCTTTTCCTGGACATAAGGGATTGTTGGGTCCAGTAGGCACTGGATTTTTATATTCAAAGTTGCTACACAAGCTAGAACCATTTAATATTGGTGGTGGAACTGTAATTGATGTTTCAGAAAATAAATATAAATTAGAAAAACCTCCTGCAAGATTTGAAGCTGGTACTTTAAACATTGCTGGAATCATTGGACTGGGTTCTGCAGTAAGTTATTTAGAATCAATAGGTATCAAAAAAATTGAAAAATATTGTATGGAATTAACAGAAGAGATGTACAGTAAATTATCAGAGATTGATAAGGTAATATGTTATGGCGACATTGAAAATATTCATGGAATTGTTTCATTTAATGTAAAAGGAAAAGATCCTAACAAAGTTGCAAGATTGTTGGACAAAAAAAGTAAAATTTGTGTGAGAAGTGGACATCATTGTGCCATACCTCTAATCAAACACATAGGTGCAAAAAAATATGGAGGAACTGTTAGAGCTTCAGTACACTGTTACAATAATTTTATGGACATCGAAAAACTTATAAATACTATAAAGGAGGTTAGTGTATGAGTAGGGCAAGAATAATAGCAATAATATTTATTTTGATTATGGTGCTAAGTAGTATAGCTGCTGCAATTTTAGCATTAGGATAGGTGAGAAAATGGTAAAGCTAGGGATTGTAGTATCAGAATTTAACTATGATATCACACAAATGATGCTAAAGTTAGCTAAAGAACATGCAAAATTTTTAGAAGCAGAAGTAGTTAGGGTTATACATGTGCCTGGAGTTTTTGAAATACCATTAGCAGTAAAATTCCTTTTGGAGAATGAAGATGTTGACGCAGTTGTGACACTTGGTGCTGTAATTGAGGGTGAAACAGATCATGATCAGGTTGTAATGCAACAAGCTTCACGAAAAATTATTGATCTCTCTCTTGAATATAATAAACCAGTAGCATTAGGAATTTCAGGTCCAGGAATGAGTAGACTTGAGGCTCATGAAAGAGTCAAATATGCTAAAAGGGCTGTAGAGGCTGCTGTCAAAATGTGCAAGCGATTGAAAAGCTAAAAGGGATTTCTAATGGAAATTTATACCCCCAATGAATTAAGAAAAAAATTTAAAGATCCATGGGTAGCCCCATACAAAAAAATAATTACAATGGTGGATGATCAGATTGTAGAACTGGTTGAATATCATCCATGTATTTCAGGTTCAGAATGGATGATCTACCAGTATAAACGGACAAGTAACTTAGTTTTAGATGCATATAGAGATGGAAACAAACATGTCTATATAGTTAAAGTAGGTAAAGAAAAATTAAATTTGAAAGCCAGTTTTAGTGCTGCAGGGATCGAAGAAGTGAATGTAAAAGATGATGAAGTCAGGATTGTACATGCAGGTCTTGCTGGGGCAGGTGTTGGTGCAGCTATTTGTAGAGGAATGGCAGAGGGTGTAAAAAGAATAGAAATATATAGTTTAGGCGGCGGATCCAAATTAGGAAAAGCAGCTGTAATAACTCCTTTGATGAAGAAAATCGTAATTGGGATAGATGATACAGATACAAAAGAACAAGGTGCAACTTGGACTTTAGCACACAATCTTGGGACAAAATTGAAAGAAAAGGGGTATGAATATATTGATCATGTAATAGTACAGCTTTACCCAAAGAATCCTAATAAAACACAAAACTGCGTTGCAGTAGCACTAACGTTTGCTGTTAGGCCAGGAATGGAGGAAAAACTCGTTAATAATGCAGTGAAATTCCTTGAAAAAGCAACGCTTTCTGATAATACTGCAATAGCTGTCTTTGAAGGTATTAAAATCCCTGAAGAACTTATAAAATATTCAATAAAAGCTAAAACTAAAATGGTATCTTTAGATGAATGTTTAACCACTGCAAAAAAATTAGGTATCAGTCTGATAGATGTGACTGGCGAGAAAGGTAAGATAGGTGCATTAGCTGCCATAGGATTGCATAACAATGTTAAGGAGGCTGTGAAACTTTATTGCTGAATCATTGTTAAGATCATGAAAAGTTTTGCCTTTTTTCTATTACTTGTTTTTTAGATTTCTCTGCTAGATCTTGAAGTCCGGAAACAACGCTTTCAGGTAAAATGTCGTTCCCATTTTCAAAGATTATTTTTGATATTATTGCTGAGAGAACAAATATAGCGCACTTGTGTTCAATCTTTGTTCTGTGAATATGGTGAGGACTTATGTTAAGGGATAAATATTCTTTAGGTTCCTCATTTACATTCTCAACAGTTTTTAAGTATTTTAAAACGTAAACTAAAAATTGATGTAATTGTATCAATTCATCTTTATACATTTTATCCTCCCATTAAAATCACAAAGATTTTATGCTAGAGATTATTACTCCTTAATATACTTTTTTGGTTCAATGCAATAAAAAATGTATTTATCATAATAATTTGATTCCCAATATTATTACTTATAGGAGAAAGATAGGATGGAAGTTGTTGTGTTTAAAAAAGAAAAAATAGAGAATTTAATAAAAAGATCTGAAATTGATATAAGCACTGTTATACCGAAAGTTAGTGAAATAATAAGGGAAGTAAAAGAATGTGGGGATGAAGCACTAATAAATTTAACTCGAAAGTTTGATGGAGTAGAAATTGATAAAATTAAAGTTACAAAAGATGAAATAAAAAGAAGTTACAAACGATTAGATGATAGCATTATTCATGCATTAAAAAAAGCTTCAAAAAATATTAAAAAATTTCATGAACGACAAATTCCAAAAGAATGGTTTATAAATAATGATATTTATGCTGGA
Coding sequences within:
- a CDS encoding translation elongation factor aEF-1 beta (COGs: COG2092 Translation elongation factor EF-1beta~InterPro IPR004542: IPR014038: IPR014717~KEGG: mth:MTH1699 elongation factor 1-beta~PFAM: Translation elongation factor EF1B, beta and delta chains, guanine nucleotide exchange~SPTR: O27734 Elongation factor 1-beta~TIGRFAM: translation elongation factor aEF-1 beta~PFAM: EF-1 guanine nucleotide exchange domain~TIGRFAM: translation elongation factor aEF-1 beta) — protein: MGKVLATIRLTPTDPNVDLNEIKNNIQKELGEELHDIKEDPIAFGLVALNVMVVVDDAKGGTDKVEEKLSKIKNVSTVEVTDLRRLVE
- a CDS encoding 3-isopropylmalate dehydrogenase (COGs: COG0473 Isocitrate/isopropylmalate dehydrogenase~InterPro IPR019818: IPR011828: IPR001804~KEGG: mth:MTH1388 multifunctional 3-isopropylmalate dehydrogenase/D-malate dehydrogenase~PFAM: isocitrate/isopropylmalate dehydrogenase~PRIAM: 3-isopropylmalate dehydrogenase~SPTR: O27441 3-isopropylmalate dehydrogenase~TIGRFAM: isopropylmalate/isohomocitrate dehydrogenase~PFAM: Isocitrate/isopropylmalate dehydrogenase~TIGRFAM: 3-isopropylmalate dehydrogenase; isopropylmalate/isohomocitrate dehydrogenases), with amino-acid sequence MKIAVIPGDGIGKEVTEATIHILSALDLPLTYEFGEAGDECLKKEGSALPEDTLKLAKKSDAVLFGAVGESAADVIVKLRKELDLFANVRPVKCYPGIECIRKDIDLTIVRENTECLYSGIERYTDEGAEAVRVITRKACERICEFAFKIANEKVTAVHKANVLKKTDGLFREVFYEVAEGYPEIEAEDVYVDAMALYLITKPQDFDVLVTTNLYGDILSDEAAGLVGGLGLAPSANIGEKNSLFEPVHGSAPDIAGKGIANPTAMILSSVMMLRHLGFEREGDLVENALIEVLREGKVTPDLGGNLKTMEMAEEIRKYVLEAK
- a CDS encoding Zn-ribbon RNA-binding protein involved in translation protein (KEGG: mth:MTH1698a Zn-ribbon RNA-binding protein involved in translation protein~SPTR: A5UKT0 Predicted Zn-ribbon RNA-binding protein involved in translation) translates to MVRCISCKREIPLGEKYVKFECPLCNEEIVRCEKCRTFGNVYRCKCGFEGP
- a CDS encoding Abortive infection protein (InterPro IPR003675~KEGG: mth:MTH1189 hypothetical protein~PFAM: Abortive infection protein~SPTR: O27257 Conserved protein~PFAM: CAAX amino terminal protease family), encoding MSNLTEFIDLAKKGKNDWWRYLISLFFILFLPAFLFIPIYILFSILGLDIVSPRTGMEGVFSLLGTNIYYCCLLLSFYISLRIFHNRKFKTVVTSHSKFRFKRFFSGFFAWSLVLTLFLLIDLYFDPHSYKLNFKMPEFLMLFLVSLATTPIQAGFEEIFFRGYALQAINLITNKRIYPVIITSIIFATGHWGNGTSLVANLDIFIDTLIYALIASIITLTDGGLEAVIGIHTANNLFSEVIVSSSYYMPLPSIFISAELPEPLFQLLFSLLSSALLIFILYRKNWNKLSTTLHKLF
- a CDS encoding conserved hypothetical protein (KEGG: mth:MTH937 hypothetical protein~SPTR: O27020 Putative uncharacterized protein), with translation MLEITVHKIIGKCPVYKEGDKIIIDDPEIVLEKTDALCTHALSTILHYTTILEKKWCPVELGLTKEDDPDHAYMQCVDPGEPYTDGGTVIFKCRRIEKKKND
- a CDS encoding aspartate/glutamate/uridylate kinase (COGs: COG2054 Uncharacterized kinase related to aspartokinase uridylate kinase~InterPro IPR011375: IPR001048~KEGG: mth:MTH1698 delta 1-pyrroline-5-carboxylate synthetase~PFAM: aspartate/glutamate/uridylate kinase~SPTR: O27733 Delta 1-pyrroline-5-carboxylate synthetase~PFAM: Amino acid kinase family) produces the protein MWLVKIGGSLFPKYALKLLESLVGKDVMVICGGGELSDKIREYDSKLKFSKTTAHDAAILCMDIIGMLLADLVDKAEAVDNLRDARKLLKNKRIPIILPSKILHYLDPLEHSWSVTSDSISLFFSHLLNSKLLIATNVDGIYTKDPSLYKDAKFIKEINAKKLLSFGETSVDKSFAKLLLKYKTTCYVANGKYPDRIVSILEGKGKKCTIIRGD
- a CDS encoding 3-isopropylmalate dehydratase, large subunit (COGs: COG0065 3-isopropylmalate dehydratase large subunit~InterPro IPR018136: IPR001030: IPR011826: IPR006251: IPR 015931: IPR015932~KEGG: mth:MTH1386 3-isopropylmalate dehydratase, LeuD subunit~PFAM: aconitate hydratase domain protein~PRIAM: 3-isopropylmalate dehydratase~SPTR: O27439 3-isopropylmalate dehydratase large subunit 1~TIGRFAM: homoaconitate hydratase family protein; 3-isopropylmalate dehydratase~PFAM: Aconitase family (aconitate hydratase)~TIGRFAM: 3-isopropylmalate dehydratase, large subunit; homoaconitate hydratase family protein) yields the protein MSMTMAEKILAKASGKDKVEAGEIVMANIDVAMVHDITGPLTVERFKEIAENVWDPEKIVVVFDHQVPAESIESAENHIIMREFVKEQGIKHFYDVGEGICHQVLPEKGHIVPGEVVVGADSHTCTHGALGAFSTGIGSTDMAMVFSEGKLWFKVPETLRFEINGSLDKYVTAKDVILKIIGEVGVDGATYKACEFSGEVMKNMSISERMVLCNMAIEMGGKTGLVEPDEKTLNYIKKRTTKKFEIFKTDVDSPSLETMEINVENLEPQVACPHNVDNVKPVSEVEGVEIDQIFLGSCTNGRLKDLRDAAKIIKGHEIADNVRMLVIPASREIYKRALNEGLIKIFLEAGAVVCNPCCGPCLGGHIGVLGPNEVCLSTSNRNFKGRQGSTKAKIYLSSAVVAAASAITGKITDPRSLER
- a CDS encoding 3-isopropylmalate dehydratase, small subunit (COGs: COG0066 3-isopropylmalate dehydratase small subunit~InterPro IPR011827: IPR015928: IPR000573~KEGG: msi:Msm_1299 3-isopropylmalate dehydratase, small subunit, LeuD~PFAM: aconitate hydratase domain protein~SPTR: B9AFU1 Putative uncharacterized protein~TIGRFAM: 3-isopropylmalate dehydratase, small subunit~PFAM: Aconitase C-terminal domain~TIGRFAM: 3-isopropylmalate dehydratase, small subunit) — encoded protein: MKGRVWKFGDNIDTDLIIPGRYLTIRDPKKLAKHLMEGIDPNFHKKIKKGDFIVAGKNFGCGSSREHAPLAMKGAGIGAVIAESFARIFYRNAINLGIPAIEAPNVSKKIKNNEVIEIDLKEGIIRKENGEIIKFKKLPEFMLKIIEKGGLIQYLKEKKK
- a CDS encoding protein of unknown function DUF112 transmembrane (COGs: COG1784 membrane protein~InterPro IPR002823~KEGG: msi:Msm_0599 hypothetical protein~PFAM: protein of unknown function DUF112 transmembrane~SPTR: B9AGI3 Putative uncharacterized protein~PFAM: Tripartite tricarboxylate transporter TctA family), with the translated sequence MIACFIGVLCGVITGLIPGLHVNNVGALIFVFSAYFLKNFSPEVLSVFLLSLSVSHALLEFIPSMLLGVPKESTALVVHPAHKMILGGYGKKTIRLVAVGGLSSILILAFLFPLLSILLPILEKILKPYICIILILASIYLLISLNRSVRSTLISTIIFLVSGIFGILVLKLPFSSNVLLTTMFLGLFGVSTMLYSLKENSYIPYQSEIHNFKVNGNIIRGIISGTFASIFLAFLPGFGPAQGSVIAQEFCGKNKNEYESLITAISSVNVSDSLFSLLTVYLIGNARSGIAVYISQFLGEIDLMKILLFIFVGITSVSLSFFICIKIGEWMIENIAELNYKLMTIFIVVIITSFVYILSYFENANVILVSFCYFTSIFLGILPHSLKINKSYLMGCLIIPAIVMYL